Proteins encoded by one window of Cuniculiplasma divulgatum:
- the merA gene encoding mercury(II) reductase, which produces MKSEIQKFDLVILGRGAASFSAAIKASELSNGEMTIAMIGTGSLGGTCVNVGCVPSKYLLEASHSVFRPNHPRMSGIYPTQVKHNFSEVMEGLRSYVTHARDTKYAQVIENYSNVKLFNGLGRFVDRKTILVSDSDGNEISMVTGSNILIATGSSPSVPNIEGLKETGFLTSDTIWELNEMPESVAIIGGGAIGLEIGQALMHFGSKITVIEAMDSLLPQTEPEISSAMKRFLEKEGMKFHLGARIGSVNRSGNGKSIDIITHNGKEKIEVQEIIVATGRHANTQYLNLKSAGVEVDSRGQIVTSEKMKTSTPGIYAAGDCVSKKMFLETLAAREGVIAVNNMFGEDLTIDYDSSTWAVFTSPQIAGVGMTENEFSKKNGSCSCRVFSLENLTKASIMGETEGVIKITVDPNDNRIVGMHIMAPNATDIITEGAYAVRNGYTIDDIIATSHIFPSFSEGIKLAAQSFIRDLSKMACCVE; this is translated from the coding sequence TTGAAGAGCGAGATACAGAAATTTGATCTTGTAATACTTGGAAGGGGTGCAGCTTCTTTTTCAGCTGCAATCAAAGCCTCGGAACTTAGCAATGGCGAGATGACAATTGCCATGATAGGCACGGGATCATTGGGAGGTACATGCGTCAACGTGGGATGTGTCCCATCAAAATATCTGCTTGAGGCATCCCATTCAGTTTTCAGACCTAATCATCCCAGAATGTCCGGCATATACCCCACTCAGGTGAAACATAACTTCTCAGAGGTGATGGAAGGCCTGAGATCATACGTTACACATGCAAGAGACACAAAATATGCTCAGGTGATTGAAAACTACAGCAATGTAAAACTTTTCAACGGTCTTGGGAGATTCGTCGACAGGAAGACCATCTTGGTATCGGATTCTGACGGGAATGAAATTTCTATGGTCACAGGATCTAACATTCTCATTGCAACAGGTTCATCCCCTAGTGTACCGAATATTGAAGGATTGAAGGAAACAGGATTCTTAACCAGCGACACCATATGGGAACTCAATGAAATGCCTGAGTCAGTTGCCATCATAGGCGGAGGAGCCATAGGACTGGAAATAGGTCAGGCTCTCATGCATTTCGGCTCAAAGATAACAGTGATTGAGGCAATGGATTCACTTCTACCACAAACAGAACCAGAGATAAGTTCGGCAATGAAGAGGTTCCTGGAAAAGGAAGGAATGAAGTTCCACCTGGGGGCAAGAATCGGTTCAGTGAACAGATCCGGGAATGGAAAATCAATTGATATTATAACGCATAATGGAAAGGAAAAAATAGAAGTCCAGGAGATCATAGTTGCAACTGGAAGGCATGCAAACACACAATATCTGAATCTCAAGTCCGCGGGCGTTGAGGTCGATTCAAGGGGGCAAATAGTGACTTCTGAAAAAATGAAGACATCCACGCCTGGTATATATGCGGCAGGGGACTGCGTTTCCAAAAAGATGTTTCTTGAAACTCTGGCAGCAAGGGAGGGCGTTATAGCAGTGAACAACATGTTTGGTGAAGATCTTACGATTGATTATGACTCCTCCACATGGGCAGTATTTACAAGCCCGCAGATTGCAGGGGTTGGAATGACAGAAAACGAGTTCTCAAAGAAGAACGGATCATGTTCATGCAGGGTATTTTCACTTGAAAACCTGACGAAGGCAAGCATAATGGGCGAAACTGAAGGTGTCATAAAGATTACAGTGGATCCAAATGACAACAGAATTGTAGGTATGCACATAATGGCCCCAAACGCAACAGATATCATAACCGAGGGTGCTTACGCTGTCAGGAACGGTTATACCATCGATGATATAATTGCAACGAGCCATATATTCCCTTCATTTTCAGAGGGAATAAAACTTGCTG
- a CDS encoding heavy-metal-associated domain-containing protein: MEERKVKLRIYGMTCDDCVRTVSRGLKNQEGVRDVKVSLKDGIGEVEFDPTKVSPEGLLKNKVFEKPSHYKATLMEQ, encoded by the coding sequence ATGGAAGAAAGAAAAGTAAAACTGAGGATATATGGAATGACCTGTGATGACTGCGTAAGAACAGTTAGCCGTGGCCTAAAGAATCAGGAAGGCGTCAGAGATGTGAAGGTATCCCTGAAAGATGGCATTGGAGAGGTTGAGTTCGATCCCACAAAGGTAAGCCCAGAAGGACTTCTTAAAAACAAGGTATTCGAAAAGCCATCACACTACAAGGCAACGCTCATGGAACAGTAA